The Scleropages formosus chromosome 3, fSclFor1.1, whole genome shotgun sequence genome contains the following window.
ttTTTCTACTTTAATGGTTTTTAGTGATCCCCCACCCAGTGAGCTCATCAGCTGAGTATAGATTTTCTCAGCATATTCTTATATATTGCCTCTCTTTTCTGTCTGTATATCCTCCTGGTTAACTGAGCCCCACAGACATTGTTACCAACCTGTCTGCAAGTGGAGTAGGGGCTACTGTGCAGTGACTGAACAAATGCGGTTACCTAAACTATGAATGCTGAAAGCCCATTATGACTTGCAGACAAacagctctttttttccccccgttatTTGGCGGGGTCTGAAGAATAGTGTCCTTTCCATTCCAGACATAGCTTAAATGTTATCCACTTGTTGATGATGCATGTTTCTCCATAGCGCTACCAAGTCCAAGGTAATTTAGGAAGACTTTGCTCATCTGCAAAACTGATTAATTTTGTGGTTCCAAAATTATGTAACAACAAGGTGGAGGAGtagtttgaaaaatgttttctggaaAAACTTTGACTGGGTAAAATAGAAAATTGTCTCTACAGTTGGAAACCCTCTTATCTCACTTCTCTCAGCGGTGGTCTGTTTAATGGTCAGCTGCCTGTATTCCATCTGCTCCCTCAAACAGAAAAAAGGTGAATGGCATGGAAAAGCAGTTTGTCACGTGTGTAAAAGAACATTCTACCTTCCAAATTCACTCATATGCACCTTTGTATCATCAGATGTGACATAAATCACATTTCCCTGGAACACCGCTTTTTCTCCTCTGTGCTAACAGATAGTTTCTGAAATTACAGGTTCTTACATTCCAGAAACAATAAgataagcaaaaacaaaaaaaaaacacttggttTCCTCTCACCCTCTTCTTTGAATTTGACTGTAATCGGATAACATTTAAGCTATGTCTGGAATGGAAAGGACACCATTCTTCAGACCCCGCCAAGTAACGGGGGGAAAACaagctgtttgcttttttccgttcttgtttttcatttggaatGCTCTAGAAAAACAACCCCTTCTTCGTGCTTGCAGCATGGATGGCTGGAGTTTCTACGTAGTTCTCTACAGCTTAACTTCAGCTGTCTTAATAAACTGAATGTTTATCCCCATCACACCGAATACTGACGGTGCAGATCCAGCCCATTCAGCAATAGCCAAGTGTTGACCTTTTATTATTGTGTTCAGCTGTGGTTTTCACTGGCTGCTCTTATTTAGCTAACTGGTACTTAATATCCTGAGGAAAAGCACCTGTGCTTCTTTGTTAGAtgccttttttaatgttttaacacCTTATTCTTACAGGGGAAATGAAGACACTGTGTATAATGTGTGGCATGGAATGCCATATCCAAAAAGCAAAGCGGAGGCTGAAAAGCGAGTGCTGGAAGCCAATGGCATTAAGGTATATTCTGTGAGGTGGCCTTTCTGCTCGCTTCACCACAGTTATAGCAGGTCTTGTTGTATTTGCAGCAGTATTGAAAGACCTGGCTTTTAAAGTGCAGACACACTTTGCAGAACCTATACATTTTGATTGGTTCACGTTGGGAtagtcttttctgtttttctctgtgtggtatttttatttttatataacaaCCACAGTTGTTAAAGACTAACCAGTGAGCAACagaaaaagtatgttttttttgagTCCAGTCCAAGAAACTGATGATAGGAAAAAGAAACTAAATGGTTCTGGTTTTCTGAAACATCAGGCATTCTGACAACAGAATAGTGGTGCAGTGTAGAGAATATGTTCACAGTTGCACTTGCACTAGAATACCCTTCAAGAGTATGTATAACAAGAATATGATGGTATTACTTTCTTCACTGGAGCACAGGTTAATGTTGTGTGGTACTGTGGTGCCAGCAGCTTTAGCTGAGTTTTTAAACATAAAGAGACCTGCTTGtttctctctgacacacacttcCTGGTCGCACAGGTGAGCAGTGGCAAGCATCTGTACACCTGCTCCCTCCGACCTACAGGGATCTATGGGGAGAAGCATGAACTGATGCGTCAATTCTATGAAAAGGCAGTACGCAATAGGGGCTGCCTGATCAATGGTATCCCACGGAATACGGAGCACGGCCGTGTCTACGCAGGTGGGGCCTCCGTCCGTTCACATACCTTAAGACCTCTCCATTTTTGTCACCGCAGATACTTTGCCTCTAGCCTCTTGTTAAGCCTTGCTTGTTTTCAGAAATGGATGCTATGACCTAGAGTGCAGAGCTAAAAGTCCTTGCATTTAGAGACCGATTTCTATATCGTCTTAAGTCTTTGTTTAATAAAGAACGGCGTTTTCATCTTGGTCACGCAAAAATCAAGTCTTGCAAGCATGTCTCTACAATATGTGGTCAGCGATTGTCTTGACTGTAttgctttttctatttttagGCAATGCAGCCTGGATGCACGTGCTGGCTGCCCGTGCTCTGAGAGAACAGCCCCAGATACTGGGAGGAGAAGCATACTTCTGCTATGACAATTCACCGTACAAAAGCTATGAGGAATTCAACATGCAGTTCCTGTCGCAGTTCAACTTCCGTGAGCTGAGGCTGCCACTTTGGCTACTCCGGATCATAGCGGGCATGAATGACTTCATGCACTGGCTGCTGAAGTCCATCTACAACTACACCCCACTGCTGAATCGCTACACCCTGGCTGTGGCATGCACCTCCTTCACAGTGTATTCAGACAAGGCCCAGCGCCACTTTCAGTACCAGCCACTATATGACTGGGATCAGGCCCGAATGCGCACGCTGCGCTGGGTCAGCACCTTTCCACGCAGCACCAAGGACTCCTAACTACCTGAAGCAGCTGGTACAGGAAAGGGTTTCATTGCTGCCGTTTTGCTGCTGCTACAACAACGGGACAGAAGTTCCTGCTAAATAAAGGGgtagtgcgtgcgtgcgtgcgtgcgtgcgtgcgtgcgtgcgtgcgtgcgtgtggctTTTCCACCCTCTGCCTCCCCCCTAATCTGTATTCTCTTATGCTTTGTTTCAATCTTCGTTCTTTCCGATTACTTCGTCTGTTTGCTGATGATGTGGTTTTGCTCTTACTTACTGATTGCAAATGCATGGTCTGTTAATTTTCTCTAtcaaatgcaatataaaattCAAATGTGTTCAGACATTTGAActactttttaaagtaaatcCACTTTACTAACATTTATGTCCAATTTTCAACATGTAACTGTAACAGGAAGGATTATACTACAGATATTAGGACCCTCTGGTCTCAAGTGGAAATGGCCATACCTCACTGTTTCctgaaaaattcaaatgtgGACACCTGGATATCTGGAATTATATTGTACAGCTACTTCCCTGTGGCTGGGGAACCTCATACCCTTCCAGGTCAGgtgttttcaaaacattttttttttcccccactgttcaaataattttaatatgctTAAAACATTTGCCTAGCAAACCTGTTTCTCAGGGGCCTTGTGATACTATTATAAGTGTCTCATGTACACATTGTCATAATGTTTTCATGTATTCTGCAAAATAGCCAGTCTTTCAATTTTTAGAGATTTTGTTATTGAAATTGTTTTACAATTAATGTACTTGAAACAATAGCATAGGAATGTTGCCTCTGAAATgtaatatgaatatttattgaaataccATTTAATCAGTCATCTATTTCTGTAACTATGTACCAGCAATGTTTATTAAAGATCCTATTACACTATTAAAGTATAGGTGCTTTTGTATCATTACAATCTGATGCTGTTGGTAATATACTACCTTTATTTAGGAATCTTAAGCACAACAGGTTTCAGTTGCTATAGTAATAAAACCAGTTGTTTGTGATTAATCAGTGTTTGCTGTGGTGGCCCAACTACCTCTGAGTCAGCTTCTCCAGTGGTGCACCAGCAGTGTGATTCCTTCCTAATTGTTTACAGGGTTTCTctggaaaacacagaaacatacaAAAGGGATCTTTTCTACCCATTTTATGATTCAAAAAAGTTGGAATGCCAGACACAAACTCTGGTATTCCAACATTTGAATATAGCTATAGTACAATATGTTGCTCAAATAATACTTCAAATTTTCAGAATATGAACTTGAGTAAATTGAAGAAGCAATCAGTTCACAAAAACTGCAAGTCTTAGCTTACTTTGGATCAAATTATGTTTGAGTATCAAGTTATAACTAAGAAAAAACTAATCTGGTTCAATAAATTTACTGTTCCAGTATATCTAACATATTTGTACCCTCAGATGGACAGGCTAACAAGGTATAATCCGTATGTGATAAAAGTCCAGTGGTGAATTTTTTGAAGATACCTTATTTTTAGCATTTACTGCTCTTCTGTGGTGGGTGCTCTTGAGTGTCTCCAGTGATCAGTAAGGACAGAGCtacatttgcatgtgtttatcGCATCAATTGGTCAACAAGTTTAAGAacatggcattttttttattttcagttagtTGTAATTTTTATGTAGTTTGAAGTGGGTATTTGTATATTACAACTTTACCTGAGACTTTTACACAATCTAATCTGTAAGTAAATCAAAGGATGTTTGTATGATTATCATTTTAACTGTGCAGATAATTCGTAAGCTTGAATGTCCAGAAGCTGGAGGATATTGCTCACACTTAtgagatgaatcagtcaacCATCAGGATTAATTGAAAGTCTGAGGGAAATTagatatttttcagtaattttaaatgaacaggtgacagtaggtggcatagcCACTAGGATTGTGGTCCTGGTTTGAATGCAGCTTTCCTGAGAAAGGTGCTTACCATGAATGCCCCAGTACAATATTCTTCtgcatttacttatttggttactgcttttctccaaaatggatAGCAACATTAATCTTAGAGTGCTTAATCAACATTAAGCACTCTATGTGTTTGTACACAGAATGGATTTCAACAGTGAATTCACATCCACTTAAACAATTACTGGGCAACAAACAACAATCAGGGTcaacatttaaactgaaaagaaggaaaggaGAAATGAAAGTGGGAAAGTCTGAAATGAGAAGACTGGGAACTAGGAGTTCCCTTGGTGACGGTCCAAAAGGGAGTCCCATTATGTAATACAAACTGAGTGAGGTTCTCCATAACAACACAGTCAATATTTACATGTTAGGATGAGTAACTTAAACATAATGTAGGCAGAGCACGAGCTGTACACGGTAACATTTTCCCCTTCATCAGGGATGTCTTCAGATTTCTCAAGTCAGGGCTCAGTCGactgaaatgtggaaaatgtaTTGTGGCCAGTTGTCGGCCGGAGACAACCACGTGGGCAGGACATTAGGTACTAGACAGCAGGTTCATCCAACAAGGAGAGTTTTATTTCGGAAAAAGAACTAACCACAATGGAAACACAGTCCCTGCAGTAGGAAAAACCATAAAAGCAACCAAACTAACTCAACAGAAACCAAGACCCACAGAAGCTCAAGTTCAGACCCCTGTGCCACTCCTACCCAAAATGATCAGTCCTCAAGTCCTTGGACTAGTTGCTGAAAAAGTCCTCATTAGGGCAGAGGTGAGCCAGTGAGAGCTGTCCATCAGGCAGagcccacctcctgccctgGGCTGGTCTGCCAAACTGCTCACAGCACATGACAATCTAATCAGACCAAGACAGACAATATAGAAAGTTGAACAATACAGGGATCTAAAGATGCAgcttaaattttaaatgaattttttggagcaggagatggaataaggaaaaaaaaatccaaaaagtaTGTGTTATTGTCTGACATTGTACAATTGCGGAAAGCAGATGTGGAAGGCTCTGGAAAGTTCAGCTAAGGTGAAACCCTGGTCTGCTTAACAAAACATTCCCCTTAGAAGAATCCTTACTTGTTTTGTCTAATTGGTCCTCTGTCATGCTCATCTTTGTGGGTGGCGGTGCCAAGACACACCAGGGATGAGCTCCGCAGTCAGTCGTAAATCACTGCTCCGCGTGTTTTGTTTGGGTTCCTACCATATCCTCTAGGGTCTAATCTTTCATGAGTGTTAGGAATTTATGATAGACCACCTGGCACACCACCCCTGATTGTATCATGAGGTGGATGTGGACCTCTCTGGACATAAATATCTGTCGTTTTCATGGTGGGATACCTCAAAGAACTTTGTGACTTCCTATTGCTGGTAATATTCTGTGTAGAGATTTGGCCAAACCTCCCttgtgttaataaaatgttttgctttcttgGTTGCAAGAGTTCTTGCCCTTCCTTCACACAGACAGATGTTTAAAGTATATAAAGAAGAAGGTTGATTTAAAAGTTGAGAAGCTTTAGAAATCTGGAACTTGTACCCAGGGCCATCGCAAATGGGGTGAGTGGTGGTGACAACTCCAAGGGTCCACACCTGGACAGGACCACACAGTCAAAGTCTTCCTGAAGTTCTGGAGATCTCCCATAAATCACTGTCTCCTCCGTGACTCTTTGACTGAGATATTTAGTCtatttgaaaatgtcagtattCTTTAAGTGGGCTCACAATTCCTGGCATTCCCCTGCTTGTAAGTTTCATGgcattaaatgtacatttacatttattcatttagcagacacttttgtccaaagcaacttgcaccagatactatgtagcgttactacccacacaccttattcaccaaggtgactacattgctagatacgctacttactcATCCGtgcatcagtgaaatgcactcactctgtgacactcgcacactatgggggaacttgagcagcatgtctttggactgtgggaggaaatcagagcacccagaggaaacccacgcagacacagagagaacatgcaagctccacacagactgagcggggatcaaacccatgttctctcacaccacccaggtgctgtgagacagcagcgctactcactgtgccaccatgccacccctgtAAAAATATTCCTAGACCCCATACCTTGAGCATATTAGATGAGCTTCAGGGGGGATGAGTACTTGGAATATTGGAATACTGTATACAGGTGCTTTTTGAAAGCTACACATACACTGACTGTGTTTTTGCTGACATGATCACACCTGTACATGTGtttgaaatccatccatccatccattttcggaaccgcttgtcccatacagggtcgcagggaactggagcctaacctggcaacacagggtgtaaggccggagggggaggggacacacccaggacgggatgccagtccgtcgcaaggcaccccatgcgggactcgaaccccagacccaccgaagagcagaactgtggtccaacccactgcgccactgcacctcctgtgtttgaaatataaaaagaaaataagcttatgcccttacatttacatgtattcatttagcagacacacacacacacacactttctgagccacttgtcccatatggggtcgcagggaaccggagcctacccggtagcacagggcgtagtgccggagggggaggggacacacccaggacgggacgccagtccatcacaaggcaccccaagtgggacttgaaccctagacccactggagagcaggacccggtccaacccactgcgccactgcgccaccgcgccaccgcccccccccccttcatttaGCAaagacttttcttcaaagcaacttacatctcacagaaaatacaatttgtgcattacattagcaggaagagacatttagatgcagatgcatgattcttaaatatagtttctttccaccatatgaaccaatgttcatcacacaagtagctgcataaaagtgttCTAGTTATTCAATAGTTTTGATCACAAAGTTACTgagcataaatatttatacattaacaCGAGCTTAATAGACAATGGGCGAAGTGtgtctggaagaagtgagttttcagaccctttttaaatgtggacagagattcagcagttctaagtgagaggggacggttgttccaccacaacggagccaggaccgagaacctctgtgctttactttttgtgcatgggaccaccaagtgagcagatgtggaagagcgtagtggtctggttggggtgtaatgaatgatcaagtcttctaGATATCTGAGAGCAGTtatactgatgcatttgtaggccataatcagggtcttaaattttatccaaGCAACTATAAGAAAccactgcagagaaatgagtagaggagatacatgggaacactttagCAAGTGAAACataactcgggcagcagcattctgtatagCACTTAGttgtcacacgcacacacacacacacacacacattaactgaagccacttgtcccaggcagggtcgcagcaagccggagcctagcaGCACGGGGcacggggacacacccaggatgagacaccaggccatcgcatggcaccccatgcaggactttaaccccagacccatcagagagcaggcacaggccaaacctgctgcgtcaccacacccacccactcaccccttggagacaaggaggagatgaggaaagCACGGATAGAGCTGAGGGAAAAGATCAAAGAGGGGAAGGAGGTTTACAGGAGGAAGCTTGAGAGGAAACTtcagcagaagaacagcaggGAGGTGTGGAGTGGCATGAGAGCAATTACCAGCCATGGGAAGAAAAATGATCAGGGGAGGGATGAAGACTTGGATGATGCCAATGAGTTGAACCTGTATTTTAACAGGTTTGATGAGTTGGCTTCTTCTCATCCTCCACTTAGCTTCTCCATAGTTTTCCCCCCCTTGACTTCCTCTCACCACCATTTACCTCAACACCCCGTCCCTGACTCCCCTCCTTCTGTACCCTCGCCCCATCATCTCTCCTCAACGACTCTGCTGGCTTCTGTCTGCGCACCTCAGCCTGGCTTCCCTCCCTCATCAGGACTTTTTAACAGCTCTCCGGGGCCAGTTCTTACCATAACCGAGGAAGATGTCAGAAGAGAGTTCAGCAGACTATGCCCAGGCAAGGCTGCAGGGCCTGATAGTCTCAGTCCCAGAGTGCTCAGAGGATGTGTTAGTCAGTTGTGTGGGGTTTTTCAGCACATCTTTAGCCTGAATCTGAGACTGATGACTGTCCCTGTTTTGTGGAAGACATCATGCCTGGTCCTTGTCTCcaagaaaaaacatccaaatactTTCAGTGACTACAGACCGGTGGCCTTGACATCATATGCTATGAAGTCACTAGAGAGGCTAGTCCTGAAGCACCTCCGTTCACTAGTGGAGCCGTCACTTGACCCTTTGCAGTTCGCTTACCAGCCTCGCATTGGAGTGGAAGACGCCATTCTTCTTCTGCTGGACAGGGCTTACACTTACCTGGATGAGGCAGGTAGTTATGTGAGAGTCATGTTTTTGACTTCTCaagtgcttttaacaccatATGACCATACGACCTGCCCTGCTCAGGACTAAGCTGCTGGACATGCAGGTGGATGCTCCACTAGTGGCCTGGATTACCAGCTACCTCACAGGTCGGCCACAGTATGTGCGGCTGCGGAGCTATGTGTCAAATACAATAGTGAGCAATGCGGAGGTACCTCAGGGGACGGTCCTGTCTCCCTTTCTGTTCACACTCTATACATCAGATTTTAGATACTActcgagatgttccatgctgagctgaggatccaagatgccatttaccaacattataattacttgttaaacgctggcttacaaattgctactttctagaatgcccaggagggatgggcaaccactggtccatggacccccagaggttttttttctccctcaaccttcagttgggagtttttgttcctttccccagtggccagtaggtatgcttgtagctctataataagtttttcattatggtagccattagttgactgtcttgtttgtatgaatttttcttgctgtatgcctgtgttaaagcgctctgtgtcactacgtgagaagagcgctctataaaaaataaaaataataataataataatagtaatactcACAGTCCTGCcatctgcagaagttttctGATGACTCTGCCATTATTGGTTTTATTAGTAGGGGACAGGAAGCTGAGTATAGGAGTGTGGTGGACAGTTTTATGGAGTGGTGCAAATTAAATCACCTGCAACTCAACATAACAAAGACCAAGGAGTTGGTGGTAGATTTTAGGAGGCAAAAGACCTGTCCGAATCCTGTTAGCATCCGGGGAACAGAGGTGGACATTGTTGAGGACTACAGGTATCTGGGTGTTCACATAGATAATAAGACGGACTGGACTAAAAACACTGAGGTTTTGTACAAGAGAGGTTTAAGCCGCTTGTACTTTTGCAAGAAACTTCGATCTTTCAATGTCTGCAGAACCATGCTGCAGATGTTCTATCACTCAGCGGTGGCCAGTGTTATCTTTTACACTATAGTATGCTGGGGCAGCAGAATGAAGGCAGCTGATGCCAATAGACTCAGTAAGCTCATCAGGAAAACTGGCTCTGTCTTGGGGGTGGAATTGAAGTCTTTGGTGGAGGTGTTAgagaggaggatgctgaggaaactACTCAGTATTATGGATAATGCCTCTCATCCCCTGCATGCCACGTTGGAAGCACAGCGCCACAGAACGCCATAGGAGGTCTTTTATACCAGTGGCCATCAATTTGTATAACTCTTCCCCCTTCTGTAGGGAGTAAAGTGGTAACATCGAGACATTGAGTATAATTGTACAATTGCTATGTGCAATATTATTACTTCTTTCAACATTACTAGCaatataaccatttaatatcatgtgcaattgttttaaattgtttttaaattttaatataataatgtaatataaggtgtaatatcatgtgttgtgtcactttctacctttcactttgctttcttactttgtgtactttttttacttttacttctatatttaattgttgtggttaatctgtttgagcaatctctggcacaagaatttccttcgggatgaataaagtttcgTCTTATCTTATCTTAGTTCTCAAAAGTCTTTATTAAGTCCAAAATTTCCATGATACTATTGAAAGAAAACTTTTccacacatgaataaatgcagtgcaATGAAACTCTATTCTGACACTGTAATTTGTGACATTTTGTACGTATGTTCATTCAAAGTAGGTAGCGCAGTAGTAGCCCTTCTTGCTGATTTAAATTCTTCCCATGATAcggtactcttgagtaaggaaCTACATGTCAAAATACTCTGTCTGCTAGCAAGTGATGAAAAGGCTTTTTGGATTGAGGTCTATGTATAGTAAACAGTAATTACAGgggacctgctctgtggtgggtttgggtttCGAGCCCTGATTGGGGTGTCTTGCTGTGgcctggcatctcgtcctgggtgtgtcccctcccccttcagccttgcggcctgtgttgccaagttaggctccagtttgacAGGACCccaagatgtgtgtgtgtgtgtgtgtgtgtgtgtgtgtgtgtgtgtgtgtgattacaggGACAGCTGATGACGTACTgggtacagctgctgcctttgtccccaaagatcataggtttgaatcacatccagctgtagcacccttaatcaaggtacttaccctaaattgctgcagtaaaaatggccccaaatggataaataaatatctgaaaattataagataagataacactttattgtctgtttacacagaaatttgtcttgcttctccagctcagcaatccatccaccttacacacacattttcagaactgctcgtcccatatggggtcgcggagaaccagagccaacctggtaacacagggcgtaaggctggagggggaggggacacacccaggacgggacgccagtccgtcgcaaggcaccccaagcgggacttgaaccccagacccaccggagagcaggactgtggtccaacccactgcgccaccacacccccagccaTCCACCTTATtacatcacaaaaacacaagtaaaacaTAACTTGTCATAATCCCAAAAGGAGTAAAAAACCATTACATAAATCAAATACAAATCCTCAAAAACAGCATGGATAAatctacatttgcatttttagtgcAGGTACATCAGTCCGTATATAAACAGTCCATGGGATGTATGTGtacctgtgtgtatgtatgtatgtgtgcatgaaGAAGAAGTAGAGTCACCTCCTTAACCTGCCCTGTTGGTTCAGTAGTGTGATGGAGCGAGGAATAAAGGAGTGTTTGTACTTATTCCTCTTGTAATCTGGCACCCTAAAGCACCTCCCAGAGGGCTGAAGCTGGAACTCCTCATGTAAAACATGAGAATGATCTGAACTGATCTTTTCCGCCAGTCTAAAGGTGTGCTTGATGCAACTGTCTAGGAAAGAATTTTCCACGCAATGACCCACCATCTTTGAACAGATattcagcagtcttaaaattctgcttttcagctgaaccGAGAGGCCACAGAACCAAACCGAGCCTCCAAATACAGCAGAGTGCTACGAATTGTGgagcaaaagaataaataaagaatctCCCTACTGACTCCAAAACATCTAAGTCTTCTCAGAAAGTAGATTATCTGTTGGATCTTATTACATATGTGATCCACATGATATGACCAAGACAAAGCattatccacatacactcccaAATACAGTATTTGAAGGATGAGGACTACTTTATagatttattgtaaatgatgACTGGGGCTGGTGTGAGCTGTGTGGatccaaaaataatttcctctgTTTTAGTGAGCTTTAGGGGAgcacggtgacgcagtgggttggaccaggtcctgctctccggtgggtctggggttcgagtcccgcttggggtgccttgtgacggactggcgtcccgtcctgggtgtgttccctccccctccagccttatgccttgtgttgccaggttaggctctggctccccgcaaccctgtatgggacaagcagttcagacagtgtgtgtgtgtgtgtgtgtgtgtgtgtgtgtgtgtgtgtgtgtgtggggtgggatTTAAAATGAGGGTGTTCTGATTACACCATtggaccactgtgttcacactATCAAAATAGGAGTCTGGCTTCTTCCCCTCAGTCATCAATGC
Protein-coding sequences here:
- the hsd3b7 gene encoding 3 beta-hydroxysteroid dehydrogenase type 7, which codes for MCEKLGLTYLVTGGCGFLGWHLLQILLEKEDKVTEIRLFDKHADPALEDYSTDKVKVVVIQGDITNYHSVLASAQGADLVIHMASLIDVWYKVPDQVLYDVNVQGTVNVINACVEVGIQYLVYTSSMEVIGPNVRGEPFIRGNEDTVYNVWHGMPYPKSKAEAEKRVLEANGIKVSSGKHLYTCSLRPTGIYGEKHELMRQFYEKAVRNRGCLINGIPRNTEHGRVYAGNAAWMHVLAARALREQPQILGGEAYFCYDNSPYKSYEEFNMQFLSQFNFRELRLPLWLLRIIAGMNDFMHWLLKSIYNYTPLLNRYTLAVACTSFTVYSDKAQRHFQYQPLYDWDQARMRTLRWVSTFPRSTKDS